The following are encoded in a window of Acidobacteriota bacterium genomic DNA:
- the rpsH gene encoding 30S ribosomal protein S8: protein MTDPIADMLTRMRNALSARHQKVDVPASKMKLEIARILKEEGYINNYKVAGESPKRMIRLYLRYGPKGEPVINVLQRVSRPGCRRYISSTEIPNVLGGLGINIVSTSHGIMTGKQARKTKVGGELVCQIY from the coding sequence ATGACTGATCCAATCGCAGACATGCTGACACGGATGCGCAATGCGCTCAGTGCCCGACATCAAAAAGTTGATGTCCCGGCTTCAAAAATGAAGCTCGAGATTGCGCGAATCTTAAAAGAAGAAGGTTATATCAATAATTACAAGGTGGCTGGTGAAAGCCCCAAGCGGATGATTCGCCTCTACCTGCGGTACGGTCCCAAGGGTGAGCCGGTCATTAACGTGTTGCAGCGCGTTTCACGACCTGGCTGCCGGCGCTATATCTCCAGCACTGAAATCCCAAATGTCTTGGGTGGCCTGGGGATCAATATTGTCAGCACCTCACACGGGATTATGACCGGGAAACAAGCCCGGAAAACCAAAGTTGGCGGCGAACTGGTCTGTCAAATTTACTAA
- the rplF gene encoding 50S ribosomal protein L6: MSRVGKKPIPLPSGVSVNITPEKIDVKGPKGALETKVPSGLSLRQEGATLVIERAGDEFAALHGLVRALVANAVKGVTDGFVQQMDVVGVGYKAELKGRMIAFSLGYSHPVEFTLPQGIDCKIEKLPRQIPQYQTTVTLTGIDKHQLGQVAADLHSLRKPDAYKGKGIRYTNRVTRLKPGKTGGKGGKK; encoded by the coding sequence ATGTCACGAGTTGGAAAGAAGCCAATTCCTCTGCCTTCGGGCGTTTCGGTGAACATCACACCTGAAAAAATCGATGTCAAAGGTCCGAAAGGGGCGCTTGAAACCAAAGTTCCTTCCGGTCTGAGCCTGCGACAAGAAGGGGCAACCCTGGTGATTGAACGAGCCGGCGATGAATTTGCAGCCTTGCATGGTCTGGTTCGGGCCCTGGTTGCCAATGCGGTCAAAGGTGTGACTGACGGGTTTGTTCAGCAAATGGATGTGGTTGGCGTCGGTTATAAGGCCGAATTAAAAGGTCGGATGATCGCCTTCAGCCTTGGATATTCACACCCCGTGGAGTTTACGCTTCCGCAAGGAATCGATTGCAAAATTGAAAAACTCCCCCGACAGATCCCCCAGTACCAGACAACCGTCACTTTAACCGGGATTGATAAGCACCAGTTGGGACAGGTCGCGGCTGATCTTCACTCCCTGCGCAAGCCAGATGCTTATAAAGGAAAGGGAATCCGTTACACCAACCGTGTAACACGTCTCAAGCCTGGAAAAACTGGCGGCAAAGGCGGCAAGAAGTAA
- a CDS encoding 50S ribosomal protein L18 has protein sequence MALKERAEVRKAIHRRIRKKVFGTPERPRLCVFRSLKHITVQIIDDSKGETLCSASTVEKTLREQSGGNIQAAQAIGKLIATRAKEKGIDAVVFDRGGYIYHGRVRHLAEAAREAGLKF, from the coding sequence ATGGCATTAAAAGAGCGTGCAGAGGTGCGGAAGGCAATCCACCGGCGTATTCGCAAGAAAGTGTTCGGAACCCCCGAACGCCCACGCCTGTGCGTGTTTCGCAGCTTGAAGCACATCACCGTGCAAATTATTGATGATTCAAAAGGCGAAACATTGTGCTCGGCTTCAACGGTTGAAAAAACGTTGCGCGAACAATCAGGCGGCAATATCCAGGCTGCACAAGCCATTGGCAAATTGATTGCAACCCGGGCGAAGGAAAAAGGGATTGACGCTGTGGTGTTTGATCGGGGCGGGTATATCTACCATGGTCGCGTCCGCCACTTAGCTGAAGCCGCCCGTGAAGCCGGTCTCAAGTTTTAA
- the rpsE gene encoding 30S ribosomal protein S5, with protein sequence MQRINPDGLDLKDNVISINRVTKVVKGGKNMSFSVLVVVGDNNGVVGFGSGKAKEVPIAIRKAVESAKKNLVRIPLEGHTLTHPMIGNYGAGKVMLKPAPEGTGVIAGAAVRSIMQALGVQNVVTKVIGSNNPHNIVRATFDGLGRMKSRDDIARIRGKRPEEL encoded by the coding sequence ATGCAACGAATCAACCCGGATGGACTCGATTTAAAGGATAACGTAATTTCGATTAACCGCGTGACCAAGGTGGTCAAGGGCGGTAAAAACATGAGCTTCAGCGTGCTGGTAGTGGTTGGTGACAACAATGGAGTGGTTGGCTTTGGAAGTGGGAAAGCCAAGGAAGTGCCCATTGCCATTCGCAAAGCGGTTGAATCAGCCAAGAAGAACCTGGTTCGGATTCCACTCGAAGGTCACACGTTGACACACCCGATGATTGGAAACTATGGAGCTGGGAAAGTCATGCTGAAACCGGCGCCGGAAGGAACTGGCGTTATTGCCGGTGCGGCTGTCCGTTCCATCATGCAGGCTTTAGGCGTCCAGAACGTGGTCACCAAAGTCATTGGCTCCAACAACCCCCATAACATCGTGCGGGCTACCTTTGATGGCCTGGGCAGGATGAAAAGCCGTGACGATATCGCCCGCATTCGCGGAAAACGGCCAGAGGAGTTATAA
- the rpmD gene encoding 50S ribosomal protein L30, translating to MSEINSGKGTTARIKIQWYRSFISAPKTHKTIVRSLGFTKLQQIVERPDTPSTRGAVAKVPHLLRIVEE from the coding sequence ATGAGCGAGATAAACAGCGGAAAAGGAACAACGGCCCGCATTAAGATTCAATGGTATCGGAGCTTTATTTCCGCTCCCAAAACCCATAAAACCATTGTGCGCAGCCTGGGATTTACCAAACTGCAGCAAATTGTCGAGCGCCCAGATACCCCCAGCACCCGTGGGGCCGTGGCAAAAGTACCGCACCTGCTGCGGATTGTGGAAGAATAA
- the rplO gene encoding 50S ribosomal protein L15, translated as MGLHNLEAPKGANKRKKRVGRGPGSGHGKTSTRGHKGQKSRSGYSSMRGFEGGQMPLHRRLPKRGFTNIFKKEWTEINLKMLDRWYEANDTVTPESLVEKGVVSKLAKDGVVVLANGELTKPLKVQAHRFSDKAKAKIEAAGGTVEVC; from the coding sequence ATTGGATTGCACAACCTGGAAGCCCCAAAGGGGGCAAATAAACGGAAAAAGCGTGTTGGTCGTGGACCTGGTTCTGGTCACGGAAAAACTTCAACTCGCGGCCATAAAGGGCAAAAATCACGTTCAGGATATTCCTCGATGCGGGGTTTTGAAGGCGGTCAGATGCCATTACATCGCCGGCTGCCCAAGCGGGGATTTACCAACATCTTCAAAAAAGAGTGGACTGAAATCAACTTAAAGATGTTGGACCGCTGGTATGAAGCCAACGATACCGTCACGCCTGAGAGCCTGGTTGAAAAAGGAGTTGTCAGCAAGCTTGCGAAAGATGGCGTCGTGGTGTTGGCCAATGGTGAGTTGACCAAACCTCTGAAAGTACAGGCCCATCGGTTTAGCGACAAAGCGAAAGCCAAGATTGAAGCTGCCGGCGGCACTGTTGAAGTGTGCTAA
- the secY gene encoding preprotein translocase subunit SecY, translated as MFDQIVKSFRNIFSVPELRNRIFYTLGMLIVYRVGSHIRTPGIDPDKLSDLWRDLQNSLVGVLDLFSGGNFRVVSIFALGITPYITSSIILQLMTVVWPYLKKLQEEGELGRRKINQYTRYLTIVLSLIQSMTIALWLNGQPGLVVGGSSVWFIFVTMVTLSTGTAFVMWIGEQITERGIGNGISLLIFAGIVIRLPDALQQLVTKAQSDPTSALSVILLVVVMVAVIAGVVFMERGQRKISIHYARRQVGKQQTAGHSTYMPLRLNMAGVIPVIFASSILTFPQTVAQFIKSEYVQNVTQMLRTGHPLYDLIFVSSIIFFTFFYVSIVFNTDEVAENLRKYGGFIPGIRPGKRTADYLNSVLTRLTTVGAIYLAVVCIIPQFIITGFEVSALPLIGEKLYTVLNSNPATSWIIKGLGFNFYFGGTSLLIVVGVAMDTVQQIESQLIMRHYDGFLRKGRIRGRRG; from the coding sequence ATGTTTGACCAGATCGTAAAGAGCTTTCGCAATATTTTTTCTGTTCCAGAGCTGCGGAATCGCATTTTCTATACTCTGGGAATGTTGATTGTCTACCGCGTTGGCAGCCACATTCGAACACCTGGAATTGATCCTGACAAATTAAGTGATCTGTGGCGAGACCTGCAGAATTCACTGGTTGGGGTGCTGGATCTGTTTTCAGGTGGAAATTTTCGGGTGGTTTCGATCTTCGCATTGGGAATCACTCCCTACATCACGTCCTCAATTATTCTCCAGTTGATGACCGTGGTTTGGCCTTATTTGAAGAAGTTGCAGGAAGAAGGCGAACTGGGCCGGCGAAAAATCAACCAGTATACCCGCTACCTGACGATTGTCCTGTCATTGATTCAATCCATGACAATTGCTTTGTGGCTCAACGGCCAGCCTGGATTAGTCGTGGGTGGTTCAAGCGTCTGGTTTATTTTTGTGACGATGGTTACCCTGAGCACTGGAACGGCTTTCGTGATGTGGATTGGGGAGCAGATCACTGAACGGGGAATTGGGAATGGAATCAGCTTGCTGATTTTTGCGGGAATCGTGATTCGCCTGCCCGATGCGCTCCAGCAATTGGTGACCAAAGCCCAGTCTGACCCAACCTCAGCCTTGAGTGTGATTTTACTGGTGGTTGTGATGGTGGCGGTCATTGCTGGTGTGGTGTTTATGGAGCGAGGACAGCGCAAGATCTCGATTCACTATGCCCGCCGTCAGGTTGGTAAGCAACAAACAGCGGGTCATTCCACCTATATGCCTCTGCGGCTGAACATGGCCGGAGTGATCCCGGTGATTTTTGCCTCATCAATTCTGACTTTCCCTCAGACTGTGGCACAGTTCATCAAATCAGAATATGTTCAGAACGTAACTCAGATGTTGCGAACTGGTCACCCTCTGTATGATCTGATCTTTGTATCGTCAATCATTTTCTTTACCTTCTTCTACGTGTCGATTGTCTTTAACACCGACGAAGTGGCAGAGAATCTTCGCAAATACGGTGGGTTTATCCCTGGAATTCGACCCGGGAAACGAACGGCTGATTATTTAAACTCAGTTTTGACCCGGTTGACCACGGTGGGGGCTATTTATTTAGCCGTCGTCTGTATCATCCCTCAATTTATCATCACTGGGTTTGAAGTCAGTGCCTTACCATTGATTGGTGAAAAACTGTACACGGTGTTGAACTCAAACCCTGCCACAAGCTGGATTATCAAAGGGTTAGGTTTCAATTTCTACTTTGGTGGAACTTCACTTTTGATTGTGGTCGGTGTGGCAATGGATACAGTCCAACAAATTGAATCGCAGTTGATTATGCGGCATTACGACGGGTTCCTGCGCAAAGGCCGAATCCGTGGCCGGCGAGGGTAA
- a CDS encoding adenylate kinase, which produces MATTVILMGAPGAGKGTQARLITEVFGFPHISTGELLREIAKQETPLAERVRQVLATGNFVSDEILADLVTERTSHSDCQNGYILDGYPRTRPQLEFLETLVHRQGTRLIAIEISVPREVLFQRLTGRRTCGQCGAIYNLYFVPPAVAGICDHCGSSNLQQRDDDREDVVDTRLTNYAELTEPLVRSFQEKGVLRVIDGNQDVEAAFAELKRALESESAAAW; this is translated from the coding sequence GTGGCCACCACAGTTATCTTGATGGGAGCACCAGGAGCCGGCAAAGGAACGCAGGCTCGATTGATAACTGAAGTTTTCGGATTTCCCCACATTTCAACGGGCGAGTTGCTTCGTGAAATAGCGAAGCAAGAAACACCACTCGCTGAGCGTGTGCGCCAGGTCCTGGCGACTGGAAACTTTGTCTCCGATGAAATACTGGCTGACCTCGTTACTGAACGAACCAGCCATAGTGATTGTCAGAATGGATATATCCTGGACGGGTATCCCCGAACCAGGCCGCAACTGGAATTTTTAGAAACTTTGGTCCATCGGCAGGGAACCCGTCTGATCGCCATTGAAATTTCAGTTCCACGGGAAGTGCTGTTTCAACGATTGACCGGAAGACGGACCTGCGGACAGTGCGGCGCGATTTACAATTTGTATTTCGTCCCACCGGCTGTGGCTGGAATATGTGACCACTGTGGATCAAGCAACCTGCAACAACGAGATGATGACCGGGAAGATGTGGTTGATACCCGACTGACCAATTATGCTGAGTTAACTGAGCCTCTCGTTCGATCCTTTCAAGAAAAAGGAGTCTTACGCGTGATTGATGGAAATCAAGATGTTGAGGCGGCCTTTGCTGAGTTAAAACGGGCGCTCGAATCTGAGTCTGCTGCTGCCTGGTGA
- the map gene encoding type I methionyl aminopeptidase, with the protein MVIAKSKAEIEKMYRAGQLVGTLLKELCAMAQPGVTTEDLDRFAISWLKERNAISPFKGYRGYPKHICTSINDEIVHGIPSSSRILKNGDIISIDCGATLDGYVGDTAATIGVGTITESAKALIKHTEASLFQAVDQMRLGNRLYDISYAVQSYIEPLSYSLVREFCGHGIGRRMHEDPQVPNRGRPNTGQRLRVGWVLAVEPMVNAGTHAIRVLNDGWTAVTLDGQLSAHFEHTIAITEEGPRVLTLVD; encoded by the coding sequence ATGGTCATTGCCAAATCAAAAGCAGAAATTGAAAAAATGTATCGAGCCGGCCAGTTGGTCGGGACCCTGCTGAAAGAACTGTGCGCAATGGCCCAACCGGGAGTTACCACTGAGGATCTCGACCGCTTTGCGATTTCCTGGCTCAAAGAACGAAATGCCATTTCGCCATTCAAGGGGTACCGGGGATATCCAAAACACATTTGCACATCAATCAATGATGAAATTGTTCATGGAATCCCCTCCTCATCCCGAATTCTCAAAAATGGTGACATCATCAGCATTGACTGTGGCGCCACTCTGGATGGGTATGTTGGGGATACCGCAGCCACAATTGGCGTTGGAACGATTACTGAGTCCGCCAAAGCGTTGATCAAACACACGGAAGCCTCGCTCTTTCAGGCGGTTGATCAAATGCGATTGGGAAATCGGCTCTACGATATCTCATATGCGGTTCAATCTTACATTGAGCCACTGAGTTATAGTCTGGTTCGGGAGTTTTGTGGTCACGGTATTGGTCGCCGAATGCACGAAGATCCACAGGTTCCCAATCGGGGACGTCCGAACACGGGACAGCGGTTACGGGTCGGATGGGTACTAGCCGTTGAACCAATGGTCAATGCCGGCACTCACGCCATTCGGGTATTAAATGACGGATGGACAGCGGTCACCTTAGATGGTCAACTCTCTGCCCACTTTGAACATACCATCGCCATTACCGAAGAGGGCCCACGAGTTTTAACACTGGTTGATTGA
- the infA gene encoding translation initiation factor IF-1, with the protein MSKEDSIEVMASVLEALPNATFRVELENKHKVLARISGKMRKNFIKILPGDKVLVELSPYDLTRGRIVYRYK; encoded by the coding sequence ATGTCTAAGGAAGATTCAATTGAAGTCATGGCGTCGGTGCTTGAAGCCTTACCCAATGCCACTTTTCGCGTCGAACTTGAAAATAAACACAAAGTATTAGCCCGAATCTCTGGGAAGATGCGCAAGAATTTTATCAAAATTTTGCCAGGGGATAAGGTATTGGTCGAACTCTCGCCCTATGACCTGACCCGAGGCCGGATCGTGTATCGCTACAAGTAA
- the rpmJ gene encoding 50S ribosomal protein L36, with the protein MKVRASVKKICDKCKLIHRKGIVRVICENPKHKQRQG; encoded by the coding sequence ATGAAAGTACGTGCGTCAGTAAAAAAAATCTGCGATAAGTGCAAACTTATTCATCGCAAAGGGATTGTGCGCGTTATCTGCGAGAATCCTAAACACAAGCAGCGTCAAGGATAA
- the rpsM gene encoding 30S ribosomal protein S13: protein MARVAGIDLPQNKRAEIGLTYIYGIGRSRANLILEEANVDKNRRIRDLSEDELTRIRTVIDRQGDVEGDLRKRIQLDIKRLVEIQCYRGIRHRKGLPVRGQRTHTNARTRKGPRRATVAKKKAPGKK, encoded by the coding sequence ATGGCACGTGTAGCTGGAATTGATTTACCTCAAAATAAACGCGCCGAAATCGGTTTAACCTACATTTACGGCATCGGACGTTCACGCGCGAACCTGATTCTTGAGGAAGCGAATGTCGATAAAAATCGGAGAATTCGGGATCTGAGCGAAGATGAACTGACCCGGATTCGGACCGTCATTGATCGCCAGGGTGATGTAGAAGGCGATCTGCGCAAACGAATTCAACTCGACATTAAGCGCCTGGTGGAAATTCAATGCTATCGCGGGATTCGTCACCGCAAAGGTTTGCCGGTCCGTGGACAGCGGACACATACCAATGCACGTACCCGCAAAGGTCCACGTCGGGCGACGGTGGCCAAGAAGAAAGCCCCTGGTAAGAAGTAA